From Micromonospora rifamycinica, a single genomic window includes:
- a CDS encoding HIT family protein, which produces MTGAERHLDGDTDHGPADEGLADGLDRLWTPHRLTYISGEDRPDGGYEKPAGCPFCLAPGLPADRSLVVARGRHVFAVLNLYPYNPGHLLVCPYRHVADYTDLDPAETVELATFTQTAMRVVRQVSSAHGFNLGMNQGGVAGAGIAAHLHQHVVPRWGGDVNFMPVIGRTKVLPQLLVDTRELLARVWPS; this is translated from the coding sequence GTGACTGGGGCGGAGCGGCACCTCGACGGCGACACCGACCACGGCCCGGCGGACGAGGGCCTGGCCGACGGGCTCGACCGGCTCTGGACCCCGCACCGGCTGACCTACATCTCCGGGGAGGACCGGCCCGACGGCGGCTACGAGAAGCCCGCCGGCTGCCCGTTCTGCCTGGCCCCCGGGCTGCCGGCCGACCGGAGCCTGGTGGTGGCCCGGGGCCGGCACGTCTTCGCGGTGCTCAACCTCTACCCGTACAACCCGGGGCACCTGCTGGTCTGTCCCTACCGGCACGTGGCCGACTACACCGACCTCGACCCGGCCGAGACGGTGGAGCTGGCGACGTTCACCCAGACCGCGATGCGGGTGGTCCGGCAGGTCAGCAGCGCGCACGGGTTCAACCTGGGGATGAACCAGGGCGGGGTGGCCGGTGCCGGCATCGCCGCCCACCTGCACCAGCACGTGGTGCCCCGGTGGGGCGGGGACGTCAACTTCATGCCGGTGATCGGCCGGACGAAGGTGCTGCCGCAACTGCTCGTCGACACCCGCGAACTGCTCGCCCGGGTCTGGCCGTCCTGA
- a CDS encoding CG0192-related protein has translation MALLHRAEIRPGKLELLAAWLPGRPWYAGPVDGEPTRVASYRFDDPAGAVGIETMLVRVGAGPVYQVPLTYRDAPLAGADEWLVGTTRHSVLGPRWVYDACGDPVYAAALAAAIGTGAGQAEEYFEVDGVREVREPSMTVAVEGGVVVPAVGEVRRVTDGEPTRIVTDAVDLVVARRLPGDGSAADGSAGTTLTGAWPGQPTLLPLARVLPH, from the coding sequence ATGGCGCTGCTGCACCGGGCGGAGATCCGCCCCGGCAAACTCGAACTCCTCGCCGCCTGGCTGCCCGGCCGACCCTGGTATGCGGGGCCGGTCGACGGCGAGCCGACCCGGGTGGCCAGCTACCGGTTCGACGACCCGGCCGGGGCGGTGGGCATCGAGACGATGCTGGTCCGGGTCGGTGCCGGGCCGGTGTACCAGGTGCCGCTGACCTACCGGGACGCCCCGCTGGCCGGTGCCGACGAGTGGCTGGTCGGCACCACCCGGCACTCGGTGCTCGGCCCCCGCTGGGTCTACGACGCCTGCGGTGACCCGGTCTATGCCGCCGCCCTGGCCGCCGCGATCGGCACCGGCGCCGGGCAGGCCGAGGAGTACTTCGAGGTCGACGGTGTACGGGAGGTCCGCGAGCCGTCCATGACGGTGGCCGTCGAGGGCGGCGTCGTGGTCCCCGCCGTCGGCGAGGTACGCCGGGTGACCGACGGCGAACCGACCCGGATCGTCACCGACGCCGTCGACCTGGTCGTCGCGCGTCGACTGCCCGGTGACGGGTCGGCCGCCGACGGGTCGGCCGGGACCACGCTGACCGGTGCCTGGCCCGGCCAGCCGACCCTGCTGCCGCTGGCGCGTGTCCTGCCGCACTGA
- a CDS encoding aldo/keto reductase, with protein MAVTTRMLGRSGIEVSALGMGCWAIGGPWAEGTQPLGWGAVDDEESVRAVRRALDLGVTLFDTADTYGAGHSERILGRALAGRRDEAVIATKWGYTFDERSRQATGEDASPAYLRRAVVDSLRRLGTDRIDLYQLHLGDLPLPRVEALVGGCEELVAEGLVRAYGWSTDRADRAAGFAQVAPHAAAIQHSLSVLRDAPVMLATCDKHDLASVNRGPLGMGLLTGKYTAGSTLPRDDIRGRAPGWLEWFRGGRPAPEWLRRVTAVRSALTADGRTLVQGALGWIWARSGRTVPIPGCRTVAQVEENAAALRLGPLAPDHFAEVERGLAALRTAALRDADRPHWPLPPIPAARP; from the coding sequence ATGGCAGTGACGACACGGATGTTGGGTCGCAGCGGCATCGAGGTCAGCGCCCTCGGCATGGGGTGCTGGGCGATCGGTGGCCCCTGGGCCGAGGGAACCCAGCCGCTGGGCTGGGGCGCGGTCGACGACGAGGAGTCGGTACGGGCCGTCCGCCGCGCGCTCGACCTCGGGGTGACCCTCTTCGACACCGCCGACACGTACGGCGCGGGGCACAGTGAACGGATCCTCGGGCGGGCGCTGGCCGGTCGCCGGGACGAGGCGGTGATCGCCACCAAGTGGGGGTACACCTTCGACGAACGGTCCCGTCAGGCCACCGGCGAGGACGCCTCCCCGGCGTACCTGCGGCGGGCTGTGGTCGACTCGCTGCGTCGACTGGGCACCGACCGGATCGACCTCTACCAGCTGCACCTGGGTGACCTGCCGCTGCCCAGGGTGGAAGCGCTGGTCGGCGGCTGCGAGGAACTGGTCGCCGAGGGCCTGGTCCGGGCGTACGGCTGGAGCACCGACCGGGCCGACCGGGCCGCCGGCTTCGCCCAGGTCGCCCCGCACGCCGCCGCGATCCAGCACAGCCTGTCGGTGCTGCGGGACGCCCCGGTGATGCTGGCCACCTGCGACAAGCACGACCTGGCCAGCGTCAACCGGGGGCCGCTCGGGATGGGGCTGCTCACCGGCAAGTACACCGCCGGCTCGACGCTGCCCCGCGACGACATCCGGGGCAGGGCGCCGGGCTGGCTGGAGTGGTTCCGCGGCGGTCGACCGGCACCGGAGTGGCTGCGCCGGGTCACCGCCGTCCGCAGTGCGCTCACCGCCGACGGACGGACCCTCGTGCAGGGCGCGCTCGGCTGGATCTGGGCACGCAGCGGCAGGACCGTGCCGATTCCCGGCTGCCGCACCGTCGCCCAGGTCGAGGAGAACGCCGCCGCGCTGCGTCTCGGTCCGCTCGCCCCGGACCACTTCGCCGAGGTGGAACGGGGACTCGCCGCACTGCGGACGGCCGCGCTACGCGACGCCGACCGGCCGCACTGGCCGCTCCCCCCCATCCCCGCTGCCCGCCCCTAA
- the pgsA gene encoding phosphatidylinositol phosphate synthase codes for MAKIFQETARAGMTRVVEPVARGLLRAGVSPNAVTVTGTVGVLVGALGFGARGQLVAGALIVTFFALTDMLDGTMARMSGGSTRFGAFLDSSMDRVADSAVFGAVAYWLATEGNHSGVAAALVCLAAGGLVSYVKARAEGLGMSGNVGVAERTERLLIVGVGGLLTGLGVGPALEISLWLLAAVSIFTVGQRVAHVYRQAHLVGRE; via the coding sequence ATGGCGAAGATCTTCCAAGAGACGGCCCGCGCGGGGATGACCCGCGTCGTGGAGCCGGTCGCGCGCGGTCTGCTCCGCGCCGGTGTGTCCCCCAACGCGGTCACCGTGACCGGCACCGTCGGCGTGCTCGTCGGCGCGCTCGGCTTCGGCGCCCGCGGTCAGCTGGTCGCCGGTGCGCTGATCGTGACCTTCTTCGCGCTCACCGACATGCTCGACGGGACGATGGCCCGGATGAGCGGTGGCTCGACCAGGTTCGGCGCGTTCCTCGACTCGTCGATGGACCGGGTCGCCGACAGCGCGGTCTTCGGCGCGGTCGCCTACTGGCTGGCCACCGAGGGCAACCACTCCGGGGTGGCCGCCGCGCTGGTCTGCCTGGCCGCCGGCGGGTTGGTCTCCTATGTCAAGGCCCGCGCCGAGGGGCTGGGGATGAGCGGCAACGTGGGCGTCGCGGAGCGCACCGAACGGCTGTTGATCGTCGGCGTCGGGGGGCTGCTCACCGGCCTCGGCGTCGGGCCGGCGCTGGAGATCTCGCTCTGGCTGCTCGCCGCGGTGTCGATCTTCACGGTCGGGCAGCGGGTGGCCCACGTGTACCGGCAGGCGCACCTGGTCGGCCGGGAGTGA
- a CDS encoding phosphatidylinositol mannoside acyltransferase yields MNLTELGYVAGWRLARALPRPVVAAAFRAGADRAHRARGKGATRLRANLRRVVGPEMPEAELDALVRRGLRSYARYWMEAFRLPSLSREQILASFHLGGSELLGADVAAGRGAVVALPHAGNWDAAGAWVAATGWPITTVAERLQQEGVYQRFLAFRRSLGMEILPTHGGTRPAFDVLVDRLGAGAVVPLLADRDLSARGIEVDFFGGRTRMPAGPALLAIRTGAPLYVASLWYEPEMARAQLEGPLPVPDPDSAPLDERVRVLTQRIADCLAAGIARHPQDWHMLQRMWLDQRGSTDGGSAAPPPPASAGSV; encoded by the coding sequence GTGAACCTCACCGAGCTCGGCTACGTCGCCGGCTGGCGGCTGGCCCGCGCGCTGCCCCGGCCCGTGGTCGCCGCGGCCTTCCGGGCGGGCGCGGACCGCGCCCACCGCGCCCGGGGCAAGGGTGCGACCCGGCTGCGGGCCAACCTGCGCCGGGTGGTCGGCCCCGAGATGCCCGAGGCGGAGCTGGACGCGCTGGTCAGGCGCGGCCTGCGCTCCTACGCCCGGTACTGGATGGAGGCCTTCCGGCTGCCCTCGCTGAGCCGGGAGCAGATCCTCGCCAGCTTCCACCTGGGCGGATCGGAGCTGCTCGGCGCCGACGTGGCGGCCGGGCGGGGTGCGGTGGTGGCGTTGCCGCACGCCGGCAACTGGGACGCCGCCGGAGCCTGGGTGGCCGCCACCGGGTGGCCGATCACCACGGTGGCCGAGCGGCTCCAGCAGGAGGGCGTCTACCAGCGGTTCCTGGCCTTCCGGCGGTCCCTGGGCATGGAGATCCTGCCCACCCACGGCGGTACCCGGCCCGCCTTCGACGTGCTGGTGGACCGGCTGGGGGCGGGCGCGGTGGTGCCGCTGCTGGCCGACCGGGACCTGTCGGCCCGGGGCATCGAGGTGGACTTCTTCGGCGGCCGGACCCGGATGCCGGCCGGGCCGGCGCTGCTGGCCATCCGTACCGGCGCCCCGCTCTACGTTGCCTCGCTGTGGTACGAACCGGAGATGGCGCGTGCGCAGTTGGAGGGCCCGCTGCCGGTGCCCGATCCGGACAGCGCGCCGTTGGACGAGCGGGTCCGGGTGCTGACCCAGCGGATTGCCGACTGTCTGGCGGCGGGCATCGCCCGTCATCCGCAAGACTGGCACATGTTGCAGCGGATGTGGCTGGACCAGCGGGGCTCCACCGACGGCGGATCCGCCGCACCGCCGCCCCCGGCCAGCGCCGGTTCGGTCTGA
- a CDS encoding glycosyltransferase family 4 protein, with amino-acid sequence MRIGIVCPYSFDVPGGVQNHVMDLAEALIGLGHEVSVLAPADEESTLPPYVVAAGRAVPLPYNGSVARIALFGPVSTTRVRRWIARGDFDVLHVHEPLIPSLSMMAVLAARGPVVATFHTAITRSRVMAAAQGMLQIPLERITARIAVSALARKVQVEHLDGGAVEIPNGVAVAKFAGVPPLPGWPGECAPGRGGTLGFLGRFTEARKGFPILRDAFVALAPQRPGLRLLVAGPGDPDDLYGQFPAGLRDRVTFLGMVSEVDKARMLRSVDLYVAPNTGGESFGMILTEALAAGAAVVASDLDAFRRVLDGGRAGRLFPTGDPVGLRAALVELLDDPAQRAALSACGGQVVALYDWPVVARRVVEVYAAAIEATDGRVIDQERAGLGGPE; translated from the coding sequence GTGCGGATCGGCATCGTGTGCCCGTACTCCTTCGACGTCCCGGGCGGGGTGCAGAACCACGTGATGGACCTGGCCGAGGCGCTGATCGGGCTCGGTCACGAGGTGAGCGTGCTGGCCCCCGCCGACGAGGAGTCCACGCTGCCGCCGTACGTGGTCGCCGCCGGCCGGGCGGTGCCGCTGCCGTACAACGGCTCGGTGGCCCGGATCGCGTTGTTCGGGCCGGTCTCCACCACCCGGGTCCGGCGCTGGATCGCCCGGGGCGACTTCGACGTGCTGCACGTGCACGAGCCGCTGATCCCGAGCCTGTCGATGATGGCGGTGCTCGCCGCCCGGGGGCCGGTGGTGGCCACCTTCCACACGGCCATCACCCGGTCCCGGGTGATGGCCGCCGCCCAGGGGATGCTCCAGATCCCGCTGGAACGGATCACCGCCCGGATCGCGGTCAGCGCGCTGGCCCGCAAGGTGCAGGTCGAGCACCTGGACGGCGGGGCGGTGGAGATCCCCAACGGGGTGGCGGTGGCGAAGTTCGCCGGGGTGCCGCCGCTGCCCGGCTGGCCGGGGGAGTGCGCCCCGGGCCGTGGCGGGACGCTGGGCTTCCTGGGCCGGTTCACCGAGGCCCGCAAGGGTTTCCCGATCCTGCGGGACGCGTTCGTCGCGCTGGCCCCGCAGCGGCCCGGGTTGCGGCTGCTGGTGGCCGGGCCGGGCGACCCGGACGACCTCTACGGGCAGTTCCCGGCCGGGCTGCGCGACCGGGTGACGTTCCTCGGCATGGTCTCCGAGGTCGACAAGGCCCGGATGCTGCGCAGCGTCGATCTCTACGTCGCCCCGAACACCGGCGGCGAGTCGTTCGGCATGATCCTCACCGAGGCGCTGGCGGCCGGGGCCGCCGTGGTCGCCAGCGACCTGGACGCGTTCCGCCGGGTGCTCGACGGCGGGCGGGCCGGCCGGCTCTTCCCGACCGGCGACCCGGTCGGCCTGCGGGCCGCCCTGGTGGAGCTGCTCGACGATCCGGCCCAGCGGGCCGCGCTGTCCGCCTGCGGCGGGCAGGTGGTGGCGCTCTACGACTGGCCGGTGGTGGCCCGCCGGGTGGTCGAGGTCTACGCCGCGGCCATCGAGGCCACCGACGGCCGGGTGATCGACCAGGAACGGGCGGGGCTGGGTGGTCCGGAGTGA
- the pdxS gene encoding pyridoxal 5'-phosphate synthase lyase subunit PdxS, translated as MPETPSPNADTTHVWGTARVKRGMAEMLKGGVIMDVVTAEQARIAEDAGAVAVMALERVPADIRAQGGVSRMSDPDMIDGIIAAVSIPVMAKARIGHFVEAQVLQSLGVDYVDESEVLTPADYANHIDKWAFTVPFVCGATNLGEALRRITEGAAMIRSKGEAGTGDVSNATMHMRRIRQEIARLSSLPADELFVAAKELQAPYELVREVAETGKLPVVLFTAGGIATPADAAMMMQLGAEGVFVGSGIFKSGNPAQRAAAIVKATTFHDDPDVLAKVSRGLGEAMVGINVDEIPQPHRLAERGW; from the coding sequence ATGCCCGAAACGCCCTCCCCGAACGCCGACACCACCCACGTCTGGGGTACCGCCCGCGTGAAGCGGGGCATGGCCGAGATGCTCAAGGGTGGTGTGATCATGGATGTGGTCACCGCCGAGCAGGCCAGGATCGCCGAGGACGCCGGTGCGGTCGCCGTCATGGCGCTGGAGCGGGTGCCGGCCGACATCCGCGCCCAGGGCGGGGTCTCCCGGATGAGTGACCCGGACATGATCGACGGGATCATCGCGGCCGTCTCCATCCCGGTGATGGCCAAGGCCCGGATCGGTCACTTCGTGGAGGCGCAGGTCCTCCAGTCGCTCGGCGTCGACTACGTCGACGAGTCCGAGGTGCTGACCCCGGCCGACTACGCCAACCACATCGACAAGTGGGCGTTCACCGTCCCCTTCGTGTGCGGGGCGACCAACCTGGGCGAGGCGCTGCGCCGGATCACCGAGGGCGCCGCCATGATCCGGTCCAAGGGCGAGGCGGGCACCGGGGACGTCTCCAACGCCACCATGCACATGCGGAGGATCCGGCAGGAGATCGCCCGGCTCAGCTCCCTGCCGGCCGACGAGCTGTTCGTCGCGGCCAAGGAGTTGCAGGCCCCGTACGAGCTGGTCCGGGAGGTCGCCGAGACGGGCAAGCTGCCGGTGGTGCTGTTCACCGCCGGTGGCATCGCCACCCCGGCCGACGCCGCGATGATGATGCAGCTCGGCGCGGAGGGGGTGTTCGTCGGCTCCGGCATCTTCAAGTCCGGCAACCCGGCCCAGCGGGCCGCCGCGATCGTCAAGGCGACCACCTTCCACGACGACCCGGACGTGCTGGCCAAGGTGTCCCGGGGGTTGGGTGAGGCGATGGTCGGCATCAACGTCGACGAGATCCCCCAGCCGCACCGGCTGGCCGAGCGCGGCTGGTGA
- the pdxT gene encoding pyridoxal 5'-phosphate synthase glutaminase subunit PdxT, with protein MRGPVIGVLALQGDVREHLAALAGAGADARPVRRPTELDAVDGLVVPGGESTTMSRLVDVFGLRDPIDKRIADGMPVYGSCAGMIMLAAEVLDGRPDQRGFAGITMTVRRNAFGRQVDSFEAPVGITGIDGGPFHAVFIRAPWVERVGADVEVLGRVTGGPAVDRIVAVRQGNLLATSFHPELTGDLRLHRYFADLVGAAR; from the coding sequence GTGCGCGGACCGGTGATCGGGGTGCTCGCCCTGCAGGGGGACGTCCGGGAGCACCTCGCCGCCCTGGCCGGGGCCGGCGCCGACGCCCGTCCGGTGCGTCGGCCGACCGAGCTGGACGCGGTCGACGGGCTGGTCGTCCCCGGTGGGGAGTCCACCACCATGAGCAGGTTGGTGGACGTCTTCGGGCTGCGCGATCCGATCGACAAGCGGATCGCCGACGGGATGCCGGTCTACGGGTCCTGCGCCGGGATGATCATGTTGGCCGCCGAGGTGCTGGACGGCCGTCCCGACCAGCGGGGCTTCGCCGGTATCACGATGACCGTGCGGCGCAACGCGTTCGGCCGGCAGGTCGACTCGTTCGAGGCCCCGGTGGGGATCACCGGGATCGACGGCGGGCCGTTCCACGCCGTCTTCATCCGGGCACCCTGGGTCGAGCGCGTCGGGGCGGACGTCGAGGTGCTGGGCCGGGTCACCGGCGGCCCGGCCGTCGACCGGATCGTCGCCGTCCGCCAGGGCAACCTGCTGGCCACCTCGTTCCATCCGGAGCTGACCGGTGACCTACGGCTGCACCGCTACTTCGCCGACCTGGTCGGGGCCGCCCGCTGA
- a CDS encoding YebC/PmpR family DNA-binding transcriptional regulator has protein sequence MSGHSKWATTKHKKAVIDAKRGKMFAKLIKNVEVAARTGGGDPAGNPTLFDAIQKAKKSSVPNDNIDRAVKRGSGLEAGGADWQTIMYEGYGPNGVAMLIECLTDNRNRAATEVRTALTRNGGSLADAGSVSYMFSRKGVVIVPKADTTEDDVMMAVLDAGAEEVNDLGEAYEVVSEPADLIGVRTALQEAGIEYESAESSLIPSVNVPLDEDGARKVFKLIDVLEDCDDVQNVYANFDVSDEVMSAVDA, from the coding sequence ATGTCCGGCCACTCAAAGTGGGCGACCACCAAGCACAAGAAGGCCGTCATCGACGCCAAGCGCGGCAAGATGTTCGCCAAGCTGATCAAGAATGTCGAGGTCGCGGCGCGGACCGGTGGCGGTGACCCGGCGGGCAACCCGACCCTCTTCGACGCCATCCAGAAGGCCAAGAAGAGCTCGGTCCCGAACGACAACATCGACCGGGCGGTCAAGCGCGGCTCCGGCCTGGAGGCCGGCGGCGCCGACTGGCAGACCATCATGTACGAGGGGTACGGCCCGAACGGCGTGGCGATGCTGATCGAGTGCCTGACCGACAACCGGAACCGGGCCGCCACCGAGGTGCGGACCGCGTTGACCCGCAACGGCGGCTCGCTCGCCGACGCCGGCTCGGTGTCGTACATGTTCTCCCGCAAGGGCGTGGTGATCGTGCCGAAGGCCGACACCACCGAAGACGACGTGATGATGGCGGTCCTCGACGCCGGGGCCGAGGAGGTCAACGACCTCGGTGAGGCGTACGAGGTGGTCTCCGAGCCGGCCGACCTGATCGGTGTCCGCACCGCCCTGCAGGAGGCCGGGATCGAGTACGAGTCGGCCGAGTCCTCCCTGATCCCCAGCGTCAACGTGCCGCTCGACGAGGACGGCGCCCGCAAGGTCTTCAAGCTGATCGACGTGCTGGAGGACTGCGACGACGTGCAGAACGTCTACGCGAACTTCGACGTCTCGGACGAGGTGATGTCGGCGGTCGACGCCTGA